The nucleotide sequence ATTATGGTTTGTAAAATCTTCATAAGCATCAGAGAAAGATATAATTTCACTTGTGGTAACTTGAGTAAAATCAAAGGGATAAAAAAGCAATACTACCCATTTTTTATAAGTATAGTCGCTCAAACTTACTTTTTTAATCTCTTTCTCAACAACTGCATCAGCTGTGAAATCAGGTGCTTTTTTACCTACAAGCGCCATAGAAACCCCCCTAATTTTGTTAATTAGAATATTTCTAAATATAATTTTGTCAAGATAACGTTTTGTGATTAAAGCTTGATATTATAATAATTTATATATAATATTATTAAAATATAAATATAAGTAATGAATAATTTATTTAAAGGTATAAATTAGCCTTCAAATTGATTTATTTAGGATGATCTTTTGCTAAAACCAGTAGAGTGGAGAGATAATAAGTTATTTTTGATAGACCAACGTAAATTACCCAATGAGCATAAGTATTTTGAATGCAAATCCTTAAATGATGTGTGTTTTGCAATAACAAATATGGTTGTAAGGGGGGCTCCAGCAATAGGTGTAGTGACAGCATTTGGTGTGTTCTTTGGTTTAAAGGAAGGGAAAGATTTTGGTATAATCTCTGATAAATTGTTAAAAACAAGACCAACTGCTAACAGTATTAAATATGTTTTATCGATGATGTCTAAAATCAGAAGTGCTGAAAGGGCATTGACTTTTTCTCTAGAGTTATTACTAGCTGATATTGAAAGGAATAAAAAAA is from Deferribacterota bacterium and encodes:
- a CDS encoding redoxin domain-containing protein, translating into MALVGKKAPDFTADAVVEKEIKKVSLSDYTYKKWVVLLFYPFDFTQVTTSEIISFSDAYEDFTNHN